One region of Triticum aestivum cultivar Chinese Spring chromosome 6B, IWGSC CS RefSeq v2.1, whole genome shotgun sequence genomic DNA includes:
- the LOC123139790 gene encoding uncharacterized protein, translated as MGQKSIIKLVTGVIFGPYFAEYVSHLVRFLKGKKSLVFGIALGIYLGVYVCPLIEFLNEKERALALVLGIALGVYFGRCVSPLIEFFKEKKRMQIAGHGESSRSSNIKAGTWVLDSGAQCHVTGDPRLFSSLNMAKKGSWIYGVSGQQLPIRGFGAVQFPYFTLEEVYYVEGLGRNLICLSKFQVTFGYKITFGKATYIEEEATGRRICELRNVDGLYEMDSVPVALDQPPAAEGRA; from the exons ATGGGGCAGAAGTCCATAAT TAAGCTAGTCACCGGGGtcatttttggaccatattttgcTGAATATGTCTCCCACCTCGTACGATTTCTCAAAGGAAAAAAAAG CCTCGTTTTTGGGATTGCTTTGGGGATATATTTAGGTGTATATGTCTGCCCCCTCATTGAGTTTCTCAATGAAAAAGAGAG AGCGCTCGCCCTCGTCCTCGGGATTGCTTTGGGAGTATATTTTGGTCGATGTGTCTCCCCCCTcattgagtttttcaaagaaaagaaaag GATGCAAATTGCTGGCCATGGCGAAAGCAGCCGCAGTAGTAATATCAAAGCTGGCACTTGGGTTCTGGATTCCGGCGCTCAATGCCATGTGACGGGTGACCCACGGCTCTTTTCTTCTCTCAACATGGCTAAAAAAGGAAGCTGGATTTACGGAGTCAGTGGGCAGCAGCTGCCAATACGGGGCTTCGGAGCGGTGCAGTTTCCCTACTTCACACTCGAAGAAGTCTACTACGTTGAGGGCTTAGGCAGGAATTTGATCTGTCTATCCAAGTTCCAGGTTACATTCGGTTACAAAATTACATTTGGAAAAGCCACGTACATCGAAGAGGAGGCTACGGGCAGGCGTATCTGTGAACTTCGGAATGTCGATGGGCTATACGAGATGGACTCCGTGCCAGTAGCGCTTGACCAGCCTCCAGCAGCAGAGGGACGTGCCTGA